CAGCCCTTCTGGGTCACCATTCAAACCAGAGCCTGCTGCGGAGCTTGGGGCCTCCCCCAGATTCCTCCTGCCTGGCCCAGAACATTCCTAAGAGTCATTCCCCTCCCTAGCCTGGGCACTGGTGCTGACATGTTCCCCCAGCCTCACCCTTTGTGGTACTGAGCCCAGTCCCTGAGGATGGAGCAGCAGGGAGTGTGGCAATGGCTGTCGGGAATTTTGGCACCGACGCCAGGTCTCCCCTCCCAGCAGCCATTCAGACGACAAGCACTTACTAAGCACTTCTGTATAGACGAGCATGAGCCATGGTCCTGGCCTCCAAGGCCCTTTGGCTTTTTGggaacacacacactcatgcacacaaagaaagggagaaaggtgACAGGGAGGTATACGTGCCAGGTGTGTGTGGTGATGGTGTCTGGCTAGAGGCATTAGTGGCCGGGCGCCCCCTTCTGGACCTGTTGGGCACAGGTCCTCCCCTCCTCTCACTGTGCTCTGCTCTCCAAGGAGTAGGCACATGCAAATTACTTTTAttgcatatgcaaatatatgtgtcCATCCAACCTTTTCCTGCATTGGGTGTGGCTTTTAGTGAAAACTTGGACAAGCATGCTGATTCCCAGGAAGCCTGGTTGGAGCCATCTTCTCTGCCTCCGGGTCTCAGCTGCTCTCCCTGGGAGGTGCAGACCCAGAGCCCTCCTCATCTCCTGGCCTTGTTACTCTTTGTTCTGGAGGAGTTTCTCTCAGGGTCTTCCCAGGTTCCCTGCTGCAGCTGTCTGGATAGACCCTACGCACTCTTTCTGTCTCTAGCAGACCTGGAGAATCACTGATTCTTAGTCCCTTTTCTGCTTCTAAGTCAGGgactggcaaactttttctgtgaagggccagacagtaaatattttaggctttgcggGTCATATTTGCTGTCCCAGCTGCTCAATTCTGTTGTTGTACCACAAAAGCAGCAATAGACAGTACGTAAACGAATGAGCATGGCTATACCCCCAACACCTTCACTGAGGTCACTCACATTTGAATGTTTTTTCACTTTCACATGTCATAAAAtatgattcctttttttgttttttcccgcAACCATTTAACAATGTAAAAAccaggccggacgcagtggctcaagcctgtaatcccagcactttgggaggctgaggtgggtggatcatgcgaggtcaggagttcaagaccagcctggtcaacacagtgaaaccgtctctactaaaaatacaaaaattaaccggggtgtggtggcaggcgcctgtggttccagctacttgggaggctgaggcaggagaatcgaatcgcttgaacctgggaggcagaggttgcagtgagccgacattgcgccactgcactccactctggacgacagagtaagactctgtctcaaggaaaaaaaaaaaaaaaggtaaaaaccatTCTTGACTTGCTGACCGTACAGAAGCAGGCCTTGGTCCAGCCCTGATCCAAAgcagtagttcttttttttttttttttttttttttttttttttttttgaggcgggtctagctgtgtctcccaggctggagtgcttgatggccttgatctcggctcactgcaagctcagcctcctggagttccgcgccattctccgccctcagcctccggagtagctgggactacaggctcaccaccacgcttccggctaatttttgtatttttagtagaggcgggggtttctgccgtgttagccaggatggtcgatctcctgacctaaagtgatcagcccgtctgacctcccaaagtgctgggattacaggcttgaccacggcccggcctttttttttttttttttggaacagactctggctctgtggcccaggcctggaagtgcagtggcgtgatctcagctcactgcaacctctgcctcccgggtttagcgattctcctgcctccagcctcctgaggtagctgggattacaggcacccaccaccatgcctggctaatttttttgtattttttagtagagatgggggtttcacgtgttagccaggatggtctcgaactctgatctcattgatccacctgccttagcctcccaaagtattgagttacaggcgtgagtcccgCACCGGCGTAAAgcagtagttcttttttttttttttttttgagacagagtctggcttagtgcagccaggctggagtgcagtggcgatcttggctcgcaccaagctccgcctcgggttcagccattctcctgccttagcctcggtagttgggactacagggaaACCCGCCCgccctcacccggctaatttttgcatttttagtagaggcgggggtttcaccgtgttagccaggatggtctcaatctccctgacctcgtgatccgccctcctcacggcctcccaaagtgctgggattacagtagaaGTGAAGGCTGCAGCCCGGCCAGAAGCAGTGGTTCTTAGCAGCTTTAGGGGTTTGGAATCCCagtgagaatctgatgaaagtaCTAGACCCTTCCTCAAGGAAAACGCATATACCTGCATCATTTTGTCTACAGTTTCAGGGATTCATTGGACTCCTACCCTGATCCCAGCCCCACCTGCCAGTTCtgtattccttctctctctctttttttttttctttttttgagacggagtcttgcttaccatgttggccaggctagtcttgaactcctgacctcaggtgatctgcctgcctcagcctcccaaagtgctgggatgacaggcgtgagccaccgcacccagcctttttccctctctctcgaCTTCAGGAAGTCCTGTGGCCTTTGTGAGGCTTCTGTGGTCCTTGCTTTCCAGCTCATACCAGTTCTAGCCCCAAGGTCTCTGGTCCTTCTCCAGGAGTCTAGCAGGGGATTGGGGCAGGGTTTGGGGGGCTTGTCTGACTGATACTTTTCCTTTCCATACCTTCCTGGGATCCTAGCTGGTGATGGAGTTCTGTGGTGCTGGTTCAGTGACTGACCTGGTAAAGAACACGAAAGGAAACGCCCTGAAGGAGGACTGTATCGCCTACATCTGCAGGGAGATCCTCAGGGTGAGCTCCAGGCCCCCTCCCCTTGTCTTCTCCTCCTCTGCTACCCTGGTTGGAGCTTCTTCATGAGCAAAGATCCTCCCTGCACTGGGAGGAGACATAACTACCCCCTTTCGGGAGCAGCAGGCCTGATGCGGGTGGGATGTGGAAGCAGGGTCCCAGCCTTGGGAAGTCTCAGGCTGCTGGAGGAGACAGGCTCCTCTGTTTCCAAGCTCTGCCACTTCTCCACCTGTAACCCTGCAACTTTGGGAATTCACCTGGAGCCACCAGTCTGAGGAAGCTCTCCAGGACAGCTCAGCTTGCTTGGGCTCCTGGTGGAGAGGGTCTGCTCCTTCATCCCAGCCCTGTCCAGACTGATTGCTCCTTGTCCCCTCAACTCACTGCCCACTTACTCTTTCCCACCCCCTCCAACACCATGGCTAATTTCCCTGCTCTCCTGTCCCAGGGTCTGGCCCATCTCCATGCCCACAAGGTCATCCATCGAGACATCAAGGGGCAGAATGTGCTGCTGACAGAGAATGCTGAGGTCAAGCTAGGTGCGCCGGCTCCTTCTGAGGCTGACGGGGCCCTTTCACCCCCAGGACAGAGAATGAGGCACCCCTTTTTCCCTCTGGTGGCTCAGGCCCAACTTCCTCCCTGTTGGGGAGGCTCACTCCCTCCCCGTTCCCCTCTCCCCCTGGAATGCCCTGCCTCCTGCTGAAAATCCCTCAGGAAGCTCCACACCTGTCACCTGTTATGGGCCAGGTGCTCTGCAGGTTGCTCTGGGGAGCTGGGATCTGATGACCCTCCTGCCTGGGATGCTGTCGGTGATCCTTTCACCGGGGTTTTTCTCTAAGATGCAGGAAGGTGGAATCGGGTGCTTCAGGATGTTGATGGGGTAAAGGAGGGTGCTGGGGTGTCTGGGTAGGGCCAGAACCTCAGCTGCCTCAGGCAAGTCCTATATGTTCATGCAGGGATGTGAGGCAAGGGAGCAGGGATGACTCTCCACGCTGacccctccctctctgtcttcacAGTGGATTTTGGGGTGAGTGCTCAGCTGGACCGCACTGTGGGCAGACGGAACACTTTCATTGGGACTCCTTACTGGATGGCTCCAGAGGTCATCGCCTGTGATGAGAACCCCGATGCCACCTACGATTACAGGGTATGGAGTGGAAAGTTGGGAGCATGGGGGCTGCCAAGGGGAGGAAGCAGTATGGGGACCATGGGGCCTGAGCAGGCTGGGGAATAAAGGAAGGTTGGATGATGTTAGCAGTGAGGGGCTGGGGAACATCTTATGGCAAGGCAAGTGTGGGTGGGAAGATGGGAGGGGTTGGAGAGCACTGCTGCAGGAAGGACGGTGACCCAGGAAGGCTCCTGAAGAGGCCAGGATGGTGGGTGAAGAGAGGTTGCAAGGCAGAGTTGTCGGGAATATTCACTTGTTCCTTCTCTCCCGTCTGTAGAGTGACATTTGGTCTCTAGGAATCACAGCCATCGAGATGGCAGAGGGCGCCCCCCGTAAGTTCTGAGTCTGCCGGGAGTGGGAGCGGAGGGAAAGCAAGGGCCCAGAGAGGGCTGTAGGGAGGAGCTGGGTCCTGGGACCCTGCTGAGGAAGGGTCCTGTAGCTCCAGTGCAGTGAAAGGGACTGAGGGCGTCTCTTCTGTGTCCAGCTCTGTGTGACATGCACCCCATGCGAGCCCTCTTCCTCATTCCTCGGAACCCTCCGCCCAGACTCAAGTCCAAGAAGTGGTAGGTCTCTGAGAGTGTGGGCTCTGGGAAGGAAGGTCCCTGGACAAGGTCATCCCCACCTTCATGCCCTCTGTGCTCAGGCTTGGATCTCACCAGAGAAGAGATTTTGGGGGGCAGAGGGCGGTGACTGGTGTTGGGATATGAAGACAGGAGGGATGTCAAGGTGGCTTGTGGATGAGTGATCCACCCTCTTTCTCCTGCACCCATCCCTTCTGAGGGGACCCTCctagtgtgagccaccactgttTCCAGGTCTAAGAAGTTCATTGACTTCATTGACACATGTCTCATCAAGACTTACCTGAGCCGCCCACCCACGGAGCAGCTGCTGAAGTTTCCCTTCATCCGGGACCAGCCCACGGAGCGGCAGGTCCGCATCCAGCTTAAGGACCACATTGACCGATCCCGGAAGAAGCGGGGTGAGAAAGGTCAGTGGGCAGGCTGGAGGGGCAGGTACTAGgggacactccagcctggctcctCTCTGCCAGCCCTGCTCACTCCTGGCTCCCCTTCCTGCTCCCCTCCTTGGCCCCAGCTCTCCCTGTCCAAGGAGATCGTTCTCAAACTTGCAACAGCCGAGGggttttccctcctttccctcgCAATCTGGGTCAGCCCTCCAGAGGAGGACCGGCCTTTCACATCCTTATGAAAACTCCATGCTAAGCACATACGTGTGCGAGCCCAGGCACAGGCTCTGCCACACCTCAGCTGCCCAGGGACCCAGTCCTGGTCCCTGTCCGGGCCCACACCTGAGACACACTGTCCTCCCATTGCTCCCAGGAAGTGGGTGGGGCCCCTCATGCGTGCCCACCCAGACAGACCTTCGGGTTATGCCCACCCGAGGTTTCCCTAGCCCACGGCGGGGTCTGGGGCACTGGGTGAGTTAACAGCAGTGGTCTCCCCTGCAGAGGAGACAGAATATGAGTACAGCGGTAGCGAGGAGGAAGACGACAGccatggagaggaaggagagCCAAGGTAGGCCTGGCAGGCGGTGCGGGGGTTGGGGGGGTCATCACTGAGTGGGGGGACTACAGTGGTGCTTGGCTTTGGAGATGCTCGGCCTGGGGGTGATGGGCACAGAGAGGTAGAGACTCCTAGAAACCAAATTCCCGAGTGCTAAGAAGTGGAACAAATGAGTGAGCAAGAGCTGGGGAGAGAGCAATTCAGGGTGAAGGTGGGGCGCAGCAGTAATAGGAAAGGAGGACAGGGCTGAAGACCGGGCAGAAGGGGACAGTGAGTCTCCTGGCCACCCGGGAGTGGCCAGAGGCAGAGGTTTTGATCCAGTTAAAGCACCCGCTCAGGCGGGCCCACGGGGTTGAGAGTGGGAACCAACAGCGTTCTGACCCCAACGCTTCTTTGTGCCACCCCTGCCCAGCTCCATCATGAACGTGCCTGGAGAGTCGACTCTACGCCGGGAATTTCTCCGCCTCCAGCAGGAAAATAAGAGCAACTCAGAGGCTttaaaacagcagcagcagctgcagcagcagcagcagcgagACCCCGAGGCACACATCAAACACCTGCTGCACCAGCGGCAGAGGCGCATAGAGGAGCAGAAGGAGGAGCGGCGCCGCGTGGAGGAGGTGGGCTGTCTCCCAAGGGCCCAGGCCTGGCACGGCCTCCTGCTGACCTCCCCAGGGTCCATTAGGGCCTCAGGGAGAACAGGTTTTAAAATGCCTTAAAtggagccaggcgcggtggctcacgcctgtaatcccggcactttgggaggccgaggcgtgcggatgatgaggtcaggagatcgagaccatcctggctaacacagtgaaaccccatctcaactaaaaatacaaaaaattagccaggcgtggtggcgggcgcctgtagtcccagctactggggaggctgaggcaggagaatggcatgaacctgggaggcggagcttgcagtgagctgagatcgtgccactgcactccagcctgggcgacagagtgagactccgcctcagaataaaaataaaataaaatgccttaaaTCAATGGCATTTCTGTTGAAACAGTTACATGACTTCAAATTTCATGATTAGCTGGACTTAACAAAAAATGTGTCTAAATAATAGGCAATagaccagatgcggtggctcactttcggaggctgaggtgggtggatcacctgaggtcaggagtttttgagaccagtctggccaacatggtgaaaccccatctctactaataatacaaaaatcagccgggtgtggtggcgcgtgcctgtaatcccagctacttgggaggctgagacaggagattcacttgaacccgggaggcggaggtgagcagagatcacaccactgcactccagcctgggtgacagagtgagactccatctccaatactactactactagtaATAATCCCGCAGCATCCACACTGTCCACCTGCTACCCCCAAAGCAGGCCCTCTCATTGttgaacaaaaaataatttgcaagAAAACCTGCTACAGAAGAGCCTTGTGCAGTTTtgaaaatataggccgggcgcgatggctcacgcctgtaatcccagcactttgggaggccaaggcgggtggatcatgaggtcaggagttcaagaccagcctgtctaatatggtgaaaccccatctctactaaaaataccaaaaattagccggatgtgggtggcgcacacgcctgtagtcccagctactcgggaggctgaggcaggagaatcacttgaacccgggaggtggaggttgtagtgagccgagatcgcgccactgcactccagcctggggaacagagcaagactctgtctcaataaataaataaataaataaataaataaataaataaaatatagcgTTCAGATAGCATAGTGACAAAGTCCTATCTAACGGCGTGGAGAAGGCGTGCCAGCAACTTCATTGCAGGAATAGGCACAAGTTCCCTCAAGTGTAAGGGCCCCTTAGGGCTTGCGCTTTTGTTGTTGTAGGcagtggtggcggtggtggttgTGGTAGACTTTGTGATCGGAAATACGGTGAAAGTCAAGTACCACCTGGGCATCGGGGCTTGCCAAGGAGCGGGCCAGGTCCCTTTTCTGTGCTTTCTGTGCACGGGCACCTGGTGCCCTCTTGTGGCCAAAGTCTATCGCTACGACCCGCTCTGTATGGACTTCAGGCAAAGGTCGGTTTTAGGCTAGGAGTGCTGGGGAGGCTTGTTTTGAGTTcgggttttgtttgttgtttggtgGGGTGTGGGTAGGGGAAGGTGTTGTCTAGCTAAGCACACCCCACAGGCAGCTAAGCACACCCCACAGGCAGTGGTCAGTCTCAGCCTCTCTCATCACAGCTACTGGCTGTTTTCCCGAGCCCAGCCCCGCGGGCCCTTGGGTGGGGATGGGTATAGTCACAGAAACAAGCGCAAGCCTCCGTGGTGAGCAAGGAGAGCTCCCTCCCTGTCCATGGAGGGACAGTGCTGCCGCGGTGTCCGGTATGGTCCTTAAGACCACCTGGCTCTCCCCATAGCAACAGCGGCGGGAGCGGGAGCAGCGGAAGCTGCAGGAGAAGGAGCAGCAGCGGCGGCTGGAGGACATGCAGGTCCTGCGGCGGGAAGAGGAGCGGCGGCAGGCGGAGCGTGAGCAGGTAGAGCGCCGCACCCACATCCCTGCCCTCCCGCCCTCCCGCTCCTGCTGCCTGCCGCCCCTGCTCCCCGTgcccttcccccttctctcccccCCACCCAGATTCCTCCTATCTTTTCTagcttcactctttctctctgttttctcccACCCTTCAACCCCAACCCtggccccctccctcctccttccctgcctcattCCCATCTCTGTACCCCATCCCTGACTCTCCCTGGCCCCTTCCTCATCCCCCTCATTCCCTGTGCCCTCTTCTTCCCCATCTGTGCCGCGTGACCCCCCGGGGCTCATGCCATCCCCTCCCCTACCTCTCTCTTACTCTTCCCCTGCACCCCCTCATCCTCCTCCTGCGgatcccttcctccttctccaactcgctgctgctgccctcctccgcctcttcctccttccctgccctctgccccccACCCTACACCCCGCCCCCCAGGAATATATTCGTCACAGGCTAGAGGAGGAGCAGCGACAGCTCGAGATCCTTCAGCAACAGCTGCTCCAGGAACAGGCCCTGCTGCTGGTAACGGGTCCCTCAGCGTCCTCTGGGAAGATGCTTTTCAGAGCTTCTTTGCTGGAACGGGATGGGAACACTTCAAGGGAAGGGATTCACCCAAGACATCAAGGGAATACATCTCCTCTCTAGGCAGTTGGAGAAAAGAGAGGGCATGCCTGCTCTAACTCCCAGGCCACACTCTGCTGAGCCCTCTCTCCCTACCCTTGGGCCCAGGAATACAAGCGGAAGCAGCTGGAGGAGCAGCGGCAGTCAGAGCGTCTCCAGAGGcagctgcagcaggagcatgCCTACCTCAAGTccctgcagcagcagcaacagcagcagcagcttcagaaacagcagcagcagcagctcctgcCTGGGGACAGGAAGCCCCTGTACCATTATGGTCGGGGCATGAATCCCGCTGACAAACCAGCCTGGGCCCGAGAGGTACTCACTGCCTCCTTTGCCTCCTGAGACTGCAGTCCCACTGCCTGAGGCCTGGAGAGCCACAAGAAGTGGTTGTTCACAGTAGCAGGCACCGAGCAGGGGAAAGgagcacacagcacacagcaTAGGACAGGAGTGGTGAGGGCGGGCGGGACCCTCAGTTTTGAGAACAGGGAGGCAAGAGCTGCTGGCCTGCTTGACATCCCTTCACATCACAGGTAGAAGAGAGAACAAGGATGAACAAGCAGCAGAACTCTCCCTTGGCCAAGAGCAAGCCAAGCAGCACGGGGCCTGAGCCCTCCATCCCCCAGGCCTCCCCTGGACCTGCAGGACCCCTTTCCCAGACTCCTCCTATGCAGAGGCCGGTGGAGCCCCAGGAGGGACCGCACAAGGTGAGTCTCTCCCCACTCCTGTCTTAATGCAGACACAGGGAGCTTTGCTCAGAGcccaggtgcacacacacacacgcacacacacacctgctcaGCCCTGAGCCAGGATTCCAGAGCACAGGCTATGTGGACAGAGACACTCACCTGCTTCTTGCTGCCTATGTCTGTCCTGACTTAGCTGTCCTCAGGCTCAAGGAACCCCTTGTCCTTCAATGGAGGAAGGGGCAACTAAAGTCCCTTCCCACCTCAGACCCCGATTTGCAGGTGGGGACCTGCCATGGAGCAGGCAGCCCACCCTCCCTGGTCTCTCCCTGCAGAGCCTGGTGGCACACCGGGTCCCACTGAAGCCATATGCAGCACCTGTACCCCGATCCCAGTCCCTGCAGGACCAGCCCACCCGAAACCTGGctgccttcccagcctcccaTGACCCCGACCCTGCCATCCCTGCACCCACTGCCACGCCCAGTGCCCGAGGAGCTGTCATCCGCCAGAATTCAGACCCCACCTCTGAAGGACCTGGCCCCAGCCCGAACCCCCCAGCCTGGGTCCGCCCAGATAACGAGGCCCCACCCAAGGTAAGGACAGCCTGTGGGCCCAGGGAAAAGCAAGGAACTAGTCATGAGGAGAAGGAGGGCAGTGAAGGGGCCGCATGGGGAAGAGTGCAGGGCGGGAAGCCAGAGAAAGCTAGGGCGCTGCCCAGCAGGGCTCAGCCGTCCAGCTGAGGAGGCAACGTGGAGGTGTGGCATTGATGCCCCGGGGAGCGTGGGAACGGAGAAACGCCCAGGGTGTTTCGGGGCCGCTAAGGGGCAGACTTTGCGAGTTAGAACTGCAGCTCCAACCATCTCCCAGCTTCATAACCTTGGACGTATTCACTAActtccctgaacctcagttttctcatccatcaaAGTGAGGAGCTCACCTCTCAGAGGTGAGGCTCAAACATCTCTGAAGTGCCCGTTGCAGCGCCAGCTCGCAGCACGTGGACTTCTCTCCACAGGTGCCTCAGAGGACCTCATCTATCGCCACTGCCCTTAACACCAGTGGGGCCGGAGGATCCCGGCCAGCCCAGGCAGTCCGTGCCAGGTAATGCCTGGGTAGGGCAATGCCTGGGTGAGGTCTGAGGACAGCCTAGGGAGTAGGGGGGCACAGGGACTTTACCAGCCTACCCACCTAGGGGTGGGCAAGCCCCAGCCCCATCACCTCAGCGCCCCCCCGCCCCCTCGGCACCCCTGTGCTCCCTTCACAGACCTCGCAGCAACTCCGCCTGGCAAATCTATCTGCAAAGGCGGGCAGAGCGGGGCACCCCAAAGCCTCCAGGGCCCCCTGCTCAGCCCCCTGGCCCGCCCAACGCCTCTAGGTAATGGAGTCGTCCCCCGACTCACTCCCACCTCTCACTTCTGCCACCTGCTTCCCTGGTGATGGCTCCCTCTGCAGTGCAGCTCAGCAACCCAGAGAGGGGAGCACCCTGCCTCCCTGACCCTGACTCTGCCCCCCAACAGTAACCCCGACCTCAGGAGGAGCGACCCTGGCTGGGAACGCTCGGACAGTGTCCTCCCAGCCTCGCACGGGCACCTCCCCCAGGCCGGCTCACTGGAGCGGAACCGCGTGGGAGGTACGTGAGCCAGGGCTGGGCAGCCTGCTCTGGGCCTGGAGTCTTATCAGGATGGACCCTGCCTTTGGTGGCTTTGGACTGGGACACCCACAGGGACAGGGAGGACCTGCGTGGGTATGGAACTCGGGGCTGAGTTCTGGGGCTCAGGGGCAAGGGGTCAGCCCAGGTGTGGGCTTGAGGCCATCCCTTGTCCAGGCATCAGTGACCTTTCTTCTTCCACCCTGCCATGTCCAGCCTCCTCCAAACTGGACAGCTCCCCAGTGCTCTCTCCCGGGGATAAAGCCAAGCCCGATGACCACCGCTCGCGGCCAGGCCGGCCCGCAGTGAGTCGCCTGGTGGCCGGCACCGCCTGCCTCATCCTGGTTTGGGGCTTAGCCCCA
The Papio anubis isolate 15944 chromosome 17, Panubis1.0, whole genome shotgun sequence genome window above contains:
- the MINK1 gene encoding misshapen-like kinase 1 isoform X5, translating into MGDPAPARSLDDIDLSALRDPAGIFELVEVVGNGTYGQVYKGRHVKTGQLAAIKVMDVTEDEEEEIKQEINMLKKYSHHRNIATYYGAFIKKSPPGNDDQLWLVMEFCGAGSVTDLVKNTKGNALKEDCIAYICREILRGLAHLHAHKVIHRDIKGQNVLLTENAEVKLVDFGVSAQLDRTVGRRNTFIGTPYWMAPEVIACDENPDATYDYRSDIWSLGITAIEMAEGAPPLCDMHPMRALFLIPRNPPPRLKSKKWSKKFIDFIDTCLIKTYLSRPPTEQLLKFPFIRDQPTERQVRIQLKDHIDRSRKKRGEKEETEYEYSGSEEEDDSHGEEGEPSSIMNVPGESTLRREFLRLQQENKSNSEALKQQQQLQQQQQRDPEAHIKHLLHQRQRRIEEQKEERRRVEEQQRREREQRKLQEKEQQRRLEDMQVLRREEERRQAEREQEYKRKQLEEQRQSERLQRQLQQEHAYLKSLQQQQQQQQLQKQQQQQLLPGDRKPLYHYGRGMNPADKPAWAREVEERTRMNKQQNSPLAKSKPSSTGPEPSIPQASPGPAGPLSQTPPMQRPVEPQEGPHKSLVAHRVPLKPYAAPVPRSQSLQDQPTRNLAAFPASHDPDPAIPAPTATPSARGAVIRQNSDPTSEGPGPSPNPPAWVRPDNEAPPKVPQRTSSIATALNTSGAGGSRPAQAVRARPRSNSAWQIYLQRRAERGTPKPPGPPAQPPGPPNASSNPDLRRSDPGWERSDSVLPASHGHLPQAGSLERNRVGASSKLDSSPVLSPGDKAKPDDHRSRPGRPASYKRAIGEVSEMGLLVGAPPVTLLGCPSTLCLHPGPPSPCPSRGSSLQDFVLLKERTLDEAPRPPKKAMDYSSSSEEVESSEDDEEEGEGGPSEGSRDTPGGRSDGDTDSVSTMVVHDVEEITGTQPPYGGGTMVVQRTPEEERNLLHADSNGYTNLPDVVQPSHSPTENSKGQSPPSKDGSSDYQSRGLVKAPGKSSFTMFVDLGIYQPGGSGDTIPITALVGGEGTRLDQLQYDVRKGSVVNVNPTNTRAHSETPEIRKYKKRFNSEILCAALWGVNLLVGTENGLMLLDRSGQGKVYGLIGRRRFQQMDVLEGLNLLITISGKRNKLRVYYLSWLRNKILHNDPEVEKKQGWTTVGDMEGCGHYRVVKYERIKFLVIALKSSVEVYAWAPKPYHKFMAFKSFADLPHRPLLVDLTVEEGQRLKVIYGSSAGFHAVDVDSGNSYDIYIPVHIQSQITPHAIIFLPNTDGMEMLLCYEDEGVYVNTYGRIIKDVVLQWGEMPTSVAYICSNQIMGWGEKAIEIRSVETGHLDGVFMHKRAQRLKFLCERNDKVFFASVRSGGSSQVYFMTLNRNCIMNW
- the MINK1 gene encoding misshapen-like kinase 1 isoform X12; the encoded protein is MGDPAPARSLDDIDLSALRDPAGIFELVEVVGNGTYGQVYKGRHVKTGQLAAIKVMDVTEDEEEEIKQEINMLKKYSHHRNIATYYGAFIKKSPPGNDDQLWLVMEFCGAGSVTDLVKNTKGNALKEDCIAYICREILRGLAHLHAHKVIHRDIKGQNVLLTENAEVKLVDFGVSAQLDRTVGRRNTFIGTPYWMAPEVIACDENPDATYDYRSDIWSLGITAIEMAEGAPPLCDMHPMRALFLIPRNPPPRLKSKKWSKKFIDFIDTCLIKTYLSRPPTEQLLKFPFIRDQPTERQVRIQLKDHIDRSRKKRGEKEETEYEYSGSEEEDDSHGEEGEPSSIMNVPGESTLRREFLRLQQENKSNSEALKQQQQLQQQQQRDPEAHIKHLLHQRQRRIEEQKEERRRVEEQQRREREQRKLQEKEQQRRLEDMQVLRREEERRQAEREQEYKRKQLEEQRQSERLQRQLQQEHAYLKSLQQQQQQQQLQKQQQQQLLPGDRKPLYHYGRGMNPADKPAWAREVEERTRMNKQQNSPLAKSKPSSTGPEPSIPQASPGPAGPLSQTPPMQRPVEPQEGPHKSLVAHRVPLKPYAAPVPRSQSLQDQPTRNLAAFPASHDPDPAIPAPTATPSARGAVIRQNSDPTSEGPGPSPNPPAWVRPDNEAPPKVPQRTSSIATALNTSGAGGSRPAQAVRARPRSNSAWQIYLQRRAERGTPKPPGPPAQPPGPPNASSNPDLRRSDPGWERSDSVLPASHGHLPQAGSLERNRVGASSKLDSSPVLSPGDKAKPDDHRSRPGRPASYKRAIGEDFVLLKERTLDEAPRPPKKAMDYSSSSEEVESSEDDEEEGEGGPSEGSRDTPGGRDGDTDSVSTMVVHDVEEITGTQPPYGGGTMVVQRTPEEERNLLHADSNGYTNLPDVVQPSHSPTENSKGQSPPSKDGSSDYQSRGLVKAPGKSSFTMFVDLGIYQPGGSGDTIPITALVGGEGTRLDQLQYDVRKGSVVNVNPTNTRAHSETPEIRKYKKRFNSEILCAALWGVNLLVGTENGLMLLDRSGQGKVYGLIGRRRFQQMDVLEGLNLLITISGKRNKLRVYYLSWLRNKILHNDPEVEKKQGWTTVGDMEGCGHYRVVKYERIKFLVIALKSSVEVYAWAPKPYHKFMAFKSFADLPHRPLLVDLTVEEGQRLKVIYGSSAGFHAVDVDSGNSYDIYIPVHIQSQITPHAIIFLPNTDGMEMLLCYEDEGVYVNTYGRIIKDVVLQWGEMPTSVAYICSNQIMGWGEKAIEIRSVETGHLDGVFMHKRAQRLKFLCERNDKVFFASVRSGGSSQVYFMTLNRNCIMNW
- the MINK1 gene encoding misshapen-like kinase 1 isoform X18 gives rise to the protein MGDPAPARSLDDIDLSALRDPAGIFELVEVVGNGTYGQVYKGRHVKTGQLAAIKVMDVTEDEEEEIKQEINMLKKYSHHRNIATYYGAFIKKSPPGNDDQLWLVMEFCGAGSVTDLVKNTKGNALKEDCIAYICREILRGLAHLHAHKVIHRDIKGQNVLLTENAEVKLVDFGVSAQLDRTVGRRNTFIGTPYWMAPEVIACDENPDATYDYRSDIWSLGITAIEMAEGAPPLCDMHPMRALFLIPRNPPPRLKSKKWSKKFIDFIDTCLIKTYLSRPPTEQLLKFPFIRDQPTERQVRIQLKDHIDRSRKKRGEKEETEYEYSGSEEEDDSHGEEGEPSSIMNVPGESTLRREFLRLQQENKSNSEALKQQQQLQQQQQRDPEAHIKHLLHQRQRRIEEQKEERRRVEEQQRREREQRKLQEKEQQRRLEDMQVLRREEERRQAEREQEYKRKQLEEQRQSERLQRQLQQEHAYLKSLQQQQQQQQLQKQQQQQLLPGDRKPLYHYGRGMNPADKPAWAREVEERTRMNKQQNSPLAKSKPSSTGPEPSIPQASPGPAGPLSQTPPMQRPVEPQEGPHKSLVAHRVPLKPYAAPVPRSQSLQDQPTRNLAAFPASHDPDPAIPAPTATPSARGAVIRQNSDPTSEGPGPSPNPPAWVRPDNEAPPKVPQRTSSIATALNTSGAGGSRPAQAVRASNPDLRRSDPGWERSDSVLPASHGHLPQAGSLERNRVGASSKLDSSPVLSPGDKAKPDDHRSRPGRPADFVLLKERTLDEAPRPPKKAMDYSSSSEEVESSEDDEEEGEGGPSEGSRDTPGGRSDGDTDSVSTMVVHDVEEITGTQPPYGGGTMVVQRTPEEERNLLHADSNGYTNLPDVVQPSHSPTENSKGQSPPSKDGSSDYQSRGLVKAPGKSSFTMFVDLGIYQPGGSGDTIPITALVGGEGTRLDQLQYDVRKGSVVNVNPTNTRAHSETPEIRKYKKRFNSEILCAALWGVNLLVGTENGLMLLDRSGQGKVYGLIGRRRFQQMDVLEGLNLLITISGKRNKLRVYYLSWLRNKILHNDPEVEKKQGWTTVGDMEGCGHYRVVKYERIKFLVIALKSSVEVYAWAPKPYHKFMAFKSFADLPHRPLLVDLTVEEGQRLKVIYGSSAGFHAVDVDSGNSYDIYIPVHIQSQITPHAIIFLPNTDGMEMLLCYEDEGVYVNTYGRIIKDVVLQWGEMPTSVAYICSNQIMGWGEKAIEIRSVETGHLDGVFMHKRAQRLKFLCERNDKVFFASVRSGGSSQVYFMTLNRNCIMNW